The Microbacterium sp. LWH7-1.2 genome window below encodes:
- a CDS encoding FAD-dependent oxidoreductase, with product MGTTVFERQRPAASVVQHALAETRHSVFWRDDLPDSLLPDRPALVGTHRADLVVVGGGYTGLWTALLATERDPDAKVVVVEAQRVGWAASGRNGGFCEASLTHGHENGMARWPKEMPALDRLGHENLDAIEASEARFGMDFQFERTGQLAPAVEPHQVEWLKEWAAEGEEGVVYLDQAEAQASVHSPTYLAAVWEKNACGMVHPARMAAELARVCEERGVVIFERSHVTGLDTSGPGVVVITPDGRVEASRAALGTNVFPSLIKRNRLMTVPVYDYVLMTEPLTGAQLDSIGWQDRQGIGDMANQFHYYRITKDNRILFGGYDAIYRYGRKMNAEYENRPETWAKLASHFFTTFPQLEGLRFTHEWAGAIDTSTQFTAFFGTARDRRVAYAAGFTGLGVGSTRFAGEVMLDLLDGVKNERTELEMVRKRPLPFPPEPAASMGINATRWSLDRADHNKGKRNFLLKTLDALGLGFDS from the coding sequence GTGGGCACGACCGTCTTCGAACGACAGCGGCCGGCAGCATCCGTCGTCCAGCACGCCCTCGCCGAGACGAGGCACTCGGTGTTCTGGCGCGACGACCTTCCCGACAGCCTCCTGCCCGATCGACCCGCGCTCGTCGGCACGCACCGCGCCGACCTGGTCGTCGTCGGCGGCGGCTACACCGGGCTGTGGACGGCGCTCCTCGCCACCGAGCGCGACCCTGATGCGAAGGTCGTCGTCGTCGAGGCGCAGCGTGTCGGGTGGGCGGCGTCCGGTCGCAACGGCGGCTTCTGCGAGGCCAGCCTCACCCACGGCCACGAGAACGGCATGGCCCGCTGGCCCAAGGAGATGCCTGCTCTCGACCGCCTGGGGCATGAGAACCTCGATGCGATCGAGGCGTCCGAGGCCCGCTTCGGCATGGACTTCCAGTTCGAACGCACGGGACAGCTTGCTCCCGCCGTCGAGCCGCACCAGGTGGAGTGGCTGAAGGAGTGGGCCGCCGAGGGCGAGGAGGGCGTGGTCTATCTCGATCAGGCCGAAGCCCAGGCATCCGTCCACTCCCCCACGTACCTCGCCGCGGTCTGGGAGAAGAACGCGTGCGGCATGGTCCACCCCGCGCGAATGGCCGCCGAGCTCGCTCGCGTCTGCGAGGAGCGCGGCGTCGTGATCTTCGAGCGCTCGCACGTCACCGGGCTCGACACGAGCGGACCCGGTGTGGTCGTGATCACCCCCGACGGGCGGGTGGAGGCGTCCCGTGCCGCGCTCGGCACGAACGTCTTCCCGTCGCTCATCAAGCGCAACCGGCTCATGACGGTCCCCGTCTACGACTACGTGCTCATGACGGAGCCGCTCACCGGCGCCCAGCTCGACTCGATCGGCTGGCAGGACCGCCAGGGCATCGGCGACATGGCGAACCAGTTCCACTACTACCGGATCACCAAGGACAACCGGATCCTGTTCGGCGGCTACGACGCGATCTACCGGTACGGCCGCAAGATGAACGCCGAGTACGAGAACCGGCCTGAGACCTGGGCCAAGCTCGCGAGTCACTTCTTCACCACCTTCCCGCAGCTCGAAGGGCTGCGCTTCACGCATGAGTGGGCGGGCGCGATCGACACCTCGACCCAGTTCACGGCGTTCTTCGGCACCGCCCGGGACCGCCGGGTCGCGTACGCGGCCGGTTTCACGGGACTCGGTGTCGGATCGACCCGCTTCGCCGGCGAGGTCATGCTGGATCTGCTCGACGGCGTGAAGAACGAACGCACCGAGCTCGAGATGGTCCGCAAGCGGCCGCTCCCGTTCCCGCCCGAGCCCGCCGCGTCGATGGGCATCAACGCGACCCGCTGGTCGCTCGACCGCGCCGACCACAACAAGGGCAAGCGCAACTTCCTGCTGAAGACGCTCGATGCGCTGGGCCTGGGATTCGACTCGTGA
- a CDS encoding cupin domain-containing protein, with amino-acid sequence MKPAIVTDAASLALECEPLRADQVVDGSPATGFAQLGEFGGAEIGVWEHTPGASSDVEADEVFVVLSGSATVSFDDPALEPIELRAGSVARLTAGMRTVWTVRETLRKVYITG; translated from the coding sequence GTGAAGCCCGCAATCGTGACGGATGCCGCGTCCCTCGCGCTCGAGTGCGAACCGCTCCGCGCCGACCAGGTGGTCGACGGCTCGCCCGCCACCGGGTTCGCCCAGCTCGGGGAGTTCGGCGGCGCCGAGATCGGCGTGTGGGAGCACACCCCGGGCGCGTCGAGCGACGTCGAAGCGGACGAGGTCTTCGTCGTGCTCTCGGGCTCGGCGACGGTGTCGTTCGACGATCCCGCGCTCGAGCCGATCGAGCTCCGCGCAGGGTCGGTGGCACGCCTGACGGCGGGCATGCGCACGGTGTGGACGGTGCGCGAGACGCTCCGCAAGGTCTACATCACGGGCTGA
- a CDS encoding PucR family transcriptional regulator, translating to MREVIALDAVAQGVPEVLVGDDALDARVRWLHVSDSAGVARLLNGGELLLSTGSSWPVEPGELRRFIDELADAGLSGLVLELGTHYRYVPAVVVEAARERGLALVVLHRELKFVTVTEAVHSRIITGQTDALRARDEVRERFTALVLRGSPADFIVHQLAQTLGAPIVLENLGYEVVAAEVPLAMEEELFTEWELRSRSAHRRSEQRRERDIPAGADDWLIVPVEARGIRWGNLIALPGPEHAAGRTAVLEQGAIALAVGRLADGDADEWARIGRRRLVDGLLAGRFAGVGGAAARLEAAGLPLRGAKLYGLVVSGAPVAAERADVAARTLRGRALAGSAPAGVAAPAATMLVSLPPDAVFDDAAVVEFVRALVDAGDVERVTVSVGRGAEGIDAALASVHEAVDLAGGRRRRPGRGPHLRRAENRPLVQLVTALRDDHRVLEHGERMLAPLISYDLSRSGDLLDVLEAMLAHPGNRTAAAGASHLSRSVFYQRIALIEELLGADLDDGETQTALHLALLVRRSAGR from the coding sequence GGCGGCGAACTGCTGCTGTCGACCGGCTCGTCGTGGCCGGTCGAGCCCGGCGAGCTGCGTCGGTTCATCGACGAGCTCGCTGACGCAGGACTCTCCGGCCTCGTGCTCGAGCTGGGCACGCACTATCGCTACGTCCCCGCGGTGGTCGTCGAGGCCGCTCGCGAACGCGGCCTCGCCCTCGTCGTGCTCCACCGCGAGCTCAAGTTCGTGACGGTCACCGAGGCCGTCCACAGTCGCATCATCACGGGGCAGACCGACGCGCTGCGCGCCCGCGACGAGGTGCGCGAGCGCTTCACGGCCCTGGTGCTGCGCGGATCGCCCGCGGACTTCATCGTCCACCAGCTCGCGCAGACGCTCGGCGCGCCCATCGTGCTCGAGAACCTGGGCTACGAGGTCGTGGCCGCCGAGGTCCCCCTCGCGATGGAGGAGGAGCTCTTCACCGAGTGGGAGCTGCGGTCGCGCTCCGCACACCGGCGCTCGGAGCAGCGCCGCGAGCGCGACATCCCGGCCGGTGCGGACGACTGGCTGATCGTCCCGGTCGAGGCGCGCGGCATCCGTTGGGGGAATCTCATCGCACTGCCCGGACCGGAGCACGCCGCCGGGCGCACTGCCGTGCTCGAGCAGGGTGCGATCGCCCTCGCGGTCGGCCGGCTCGCGGACGGCGATGCCGACGAGTGGGCGCGTATCGGCCGGCGGCGTCTGGTGGATGGACTGCTCGCCGGCCGCTTCGCCGGGGTCGGCGGCGCTGCCGCTCGTCTCGAGGCCGCCGGCCTTCCGTTACGAGGAGCCAAGCTGTACGGGCTGGTCGTGTCGGGAGCGCCGGTCGCGGCGGAGCGAGCGGATGTGGCAGCTCGCACCCTGCGAGGGCGCGCGCTGGCGGGCTCGGCGCCGGCGGGCGTCGCCGCCCCTGCGGCGACGATGCTGGTCTCGCTGCCGCCCGACGCCGTGTTCGACGATGCCGCTGTGGTCGAATTCGTGCGCGCGCTCGTCGACGCCGGCGACGTGGAGCGCGTCACGGTGTCGGTGGGGCGCGGCGCGGAAGGCATCGATGCGGCGCTCGCCTCGGTGCACGAGGCGGTGGATCTCGCTGGCGGCCGACGGCGTCGCCCAGGACGCGGTCCGCACCTGCGGCGCGCCGAGAACCGCCCGCTCGTGCAGCTGGTGACCGCCCTGCGCGACGACCACCGCGTGCTCGAGCACGGCGAGCGGATGCTGGCACCGCTGATCTCCTACGACCTGTCTCGCTCGGGCGACCTGCTCGACGTTCTCGAGGCGATGCTCGCTCACCCGGGCAACCGCACGGCGGCGGCCGGCGCGTCCCACCTGTCCCGGTCGGTGTTCTATCAGCGGATCGCCCTCATCGAGGAGCTGCTCGGCGCCGATCTCGACGACGGCGAGACCCAGACCGCGCTGCACCTGGCGCTGCTGGTACGGAGGTCGGCAGGACGCTGA